A genomic window from Punica granatum isolate Tunisia-2019 chromosome 2, ASM765513v2, whole genome shotgun sequence includes:
- the LOC116196944 gene encoding telomere repeat-binding protein 4-like, with product MVLKKSVHNRGTAGFQFPVIPRARRSARRRGPREKIIDANQICAIELLASLAGKLLQESESSSASSNASEDNNNNLAIGKGVVKRESQDEDKLLKAEPFVPISGKESACISEQAFKMGDIRGRDDVKPITCKSKSNGQPWDYNHRRELKDVEQMEKKGHLCNRQSTKKSEQCRLNSLAPMSLDSKTRLDTKLGCRDDDGNFPNYSRLSKKFKTFRHPQSVGDRRIRKLLTFKHWKASPKCRDQEPAKIYGGRQPFYRKRKVCFNHERSHRDLLYKRRKLFDRGSVVTSDGFYSSESMANSPRKANGVSASILARQNSFHAEDSHVKFSIKSFKIPELLIEVPQTATVGSLKRTVMEAVTAILGGGLRVGVVLEGKKIRDDSRTLVQSGISCKDNIDTLGFTLEPNSMQVPQIAAPKEDPPLLSPHDGPLLLTRSPGGSDVDPVISNALLDPPPLMNLGNNAESNSVISDVLIEKTVPESQALVPVLPVSPRALSAVPLKQKGRCTDMAQRRIRRPFSVSEVEALVQAVEELGTGRWRDVKLYAFENAGYRTYVDLKDKWKTLVHTASISPQQRRGEPVPQGLLDRVLSAHAYWSQCQPKQGGKSQLLKIESA from the exons ATGGTGTTGAAGAAGAGCGTCCATAACAGAGGAACGGCTGGTTTTCAGTTCCCAGTCATACCTCGTGCTCGGAGATCAGCTCGA AGGAGGGGCCCGCGGGAGAAGATAATAGATGCTAATCAAATTTGTGCTATCGAACTGCTCGCCTCTTTGGCTGGAAAGTTATTGCAAGAGAGTGAAAGTTCTTCTGCTTCTAGCAATGCATCTGAGGACAATAACAATAACCTCGCCATAGGTAAAGGTGTTGTTAAACGTGAAAGTCAGGATGAAGATAAGCTGTTAAAAGCTGAGCCTTTTGTCCCAATAAGCGGTAAGGAGAGTGCATGCATATCTGAACAGGCTTTCAAAATGGGTGATATCAGAGGAAGAGATGATGTGAAGCCAATAACATGCAAAAGCAAGAGTAATGGACAGCCTTGGGATTATAATCATAGGAGAGAGTTGAAAGATGTTGAGCAGATGGAGAAGAAGGGGCACTTGTGTAACAGACAGAGTACAAAGAAATCAGAGCAATGTCGACTGAATTCTCTTGCACCGATGTCTTTGGACAGTAAAACCAGACTTGACACTAAATTAGGTTGTAGAGATGATGACGGAAACTTCCCCAATTACAGTAGACTTAGCAAAAAATTTAAGACGTTTAGGCATCCTCAGAGCGTTGGAGACCGTAGAATAAGGAAGCTGCTGACCTTCAAGCACTGGAAAGCCTCTCCAAAGTGTAGGGACCAAGAGCCTGCTAAAATCT ATGGGGGAAGACAGCCCTTTTACCGAAAGAGAAAAGTGTGCTTCAACCATGAAAGGAGTCATCGGGACTTGCTCTATAAGAGGAGGAAGTTATTTGATAGAGGGTCTGTCGTAACTTCTGATGGATTCTACAGCAGTGAAAGTATGGCAAATTCACCTCGGAAAG CAAATGGGGTGTCAGCTTCGATTTTAGCTCGTCAAAATTCCTTTCATGCAGAGGATTCTCATG TTAAGTTCAGCATCAAATCCTTCAAGATACCTGAGCTCCTCATTGAGGTCCCACAGACAGCCACTGTCGGTTCACTTAAG AGGACTGTTATGGAGGCAGTAACTGCTATTCTCGGAGGTGGGTTACGGGTTGGGGTCGTTCttgaaggaaagaaaattcgGGATGACAGCAGGACCCTAGTGCAGAGCGGTATCTCCTGTAAAGACAATATTGATACTCTGGGCTTCACATTGGAGCCCAATTCTATGCAGGTCCCGCAAATTGCAGCCCCAAAAGAAGACCCTCCTCTTCTGTCACCTCATGATGGCCCACTACTCCTGACTCG GTCTCCTGGCGGTTCGGATGTAGATCCCGTCATTTCCAATGCCTTACTTGACCCGCCTCCTTTGATGAATCTCGGAAACAATGCAGAGAGCAACTCCGTGATTTCCGACGTTCTAATCGAGAAAACTGTACCAGAGAGCCAAGCCCTTGTCCCAGTCCTGCCGGTTAGCCCCAGAGCACTGTCTGCTGTGCCGCTGAAACAGAAAGGCAGGTGCACTGACATGGCACAGCGCCGTATCAGGAGACCATTCTCTGTTTCTGAGGTTGAGGCATTGGTTCAGGCAGTTGAGGAACTAGGAACTGGGAG GTGGCGTGATGTCAAATTGTATGCGTTCGAGAATGCAGGGTACCGAACTTATGTGGATTTGAAG